GTGTTGCAACGGCTTGCGCGCAGCGAGCTGGACGTCGGCTTCTATATTGGCAGTCCCGACCCGGCGCGCTTTCACGCCATTACCCTCACACCCTTTTCCTATCAGGTGCTGGCGCCCGCTGGCTGGCGCGAGCGTGTGTCCCGGCGCGGCTGGCGCGAACTCGCCGCCCTGCCGTGGATTTGGACACCGCCCGAATCGGCGCACAACCGTCTGCTGTCGGCGGTTTTCGGCGAAGCCGGAGCGTCGCCCGTCAAAGTCGCGGAAGTGGATCAGGAGCCTTCGATGCTCGATCTCGTGAAGTCGGGTATCGGTCTGTCGCTGGTGCGCGACTCGATCGCGCTGCGCGAGGCGCGTGCGCACGGCCTGGTGATCGTCGACAGCGTGGCGGTGCCCACGGAACTCACGTTCGTCACCCTCGCCTCGCGGCGCGAGGAGCCCGCCATTGCCGCCGCACTGCAACTGGTCACCGCCGTGTGGGCATGAGCCGACTTTCGGGGCAGGACACGCGCGTTTCAGCCCCTCTCGTGCCCCCCTTGCGCGCCCCTCGCAGCGCAATTCCGGCGCATAATCCATGCCTGCTCAGGCCTTCACGCTCAAGACATTCGAAAAGGCCCATCTCCCCGCAATTCATTCCCACGATATGGCACGTCCCCGAATGGCTGCCATGCCGGATCCTTTCTAAAGCTCTAGAATTTAATTCTCTCTTCGAGGAGTCGATCATGTCTGATGTGCGAATGGAACGCGATACCTTCGGCGAAATTGCTGTGCCTGCCGACCGTCTGTGGGGTGCGCAAACCCAGCGCTCGCTGCAAAACTTCAAGATTTCCACCGAGAAAATGCCGCGCGAACTCGTGCGCGCGCTCGCTCGCGTGAAGCGTGCAGCGGCCGAGGTCAACAAGGATCTGGGCGTGCTGGACGCCAAGAAGGCCGA
The Pandoraea oxalativorans genome window above contains:
- a CDS encoding LysR family transcriptional regulator, with amino-acid sequence MELAHLRAFVAIAREGNLTRAAQRLHLTQPAVSLQVKALQETLRLTLFTRTAQGLALTRDGQALLPLAERMLAALTDLQQAAGALRDTVRGRLRIGTILDPEFTRLGAFLKRLVESYPQIETALRHSMSGDVLQRLARSELDVGFYIGSPDPARFHAITLTPFSYQVLAPAGWRERVSRRGWRELAALPWIWTPPESAHNRLLSAVFGEAGASPVKVAEVDQEPSMLDLVKSGIGLSLVRDSIALREARAHGLVIVDSVAVPTELTFVTLASRREEPAIAAALQLVTAVWA